Genomic window (bacterium):
TTAAGGAAATTTCCTACATCCATGCGATAGGATATGCGGCTGGTGAGATGAAACACGGTCCTCTTGCCCTTGTGGATAAGGATTTGCCGGTGGTTTTTATTAATCCGTATACGTCGGTTTATGAAAAATCGATAAATAATCTGGAGGAAGTAAAAGCAAGGGGTGGTGTCATTCTTTCCGTCATTACTGAAGGCGATGAAAGAATGAAAGCGTTAAGTGATTATTCTTTTGAAGTTCCACGTGTTAATGAATTATTTACGCCGATTGTGTCAATAATTCCTCTTCAGCTTTTTGCTTATCACGTTGCAGTTGGAAGAGGGTGTGATGTTGATAGACCAAGGAATCTTGCAAAAAGTGTGACAGTAGAATGAATCATAAACCCTTTGTAGTTGTTATTTCCGCTCCTTCGGGCACTGGAAAGACCACAGTCCTGAGTGAAGTGAAGAAGCTGGAACCCAATCTTTTTTACTCTGTTTCGGTGACAACAAGGTCCCCTCGTCCCAATGAGATAGATGGGGTTGATTACAAGTTCATATCGAAGGAGGAATTTGAAAGGATGATAGAAAAGGGGGAACTTTTAGAGTGGGCAAAGGTTTTCGGAGGCGAGTACTACGGGACTCCGAGGGGACCGGTAATGGAGGCTTTAAAGGCAGGTAAAGACGTAATAATGGATCTGGATATACAAGGAAGAAACTCTTTGGAAAAAATTTTTGGTAAGGATTTGGTCTCCATTTTCCTTTTGCCACCTTCTTTCGACGAGCTTAAGAGAAGGTTGAGTTTGAGGAAAACAGAGAGCGAAGAAGAACTTGCTGAAAGGCTTGAAAGGGCTAAGATAGAACTCCGATGGGCTGAACGTTATGAATACTGGGTCGTAAGTGGCTCAGTTACAGAAGCTGCAATGAATATAATTCACATTATTCATGCTGAGCGTATGAGAAGAGAAAGAGTGATATTTAATATTGACCTATGATAATCCTGCCAGTTTCCAAAGTTTGATCATACCGTCTACGTCACTGGTTGCAAAATAGTTTTTCTGGGGAAAGATACTTATACTTGTGCATCTTCTTGATTGGAGATCAATCTCAGTTTTCTTTTCAAGGGATTCGAGTTCAAGCACAAAGAGTCTACTCTCCAGGGCGATAAGAAGGTGTTTTTCGTCTGGGGTTATGGCCATATCCACAATATTTCTCGAATCTTCTGATATTTGATATTTTTTAATGGCGTTTAAGGTGTTTGAATCCCATATGCTAACTCTTCCGTCGTTACCAACCGTTACAAAAAACCTACCCGAGTTGGCAAATTTTATCTTTTTTACCTGCCCAAGGTGTTCTTTTACTGCCAATTTTTGCTTTAAATTTGAAGTGTCCCATATTATTACAGTACCGTCCCACGAGCCGGAAACCAGTATGGGCGCTTTGGGTGAATGTTCGAGGCAGCTTATCCATGTACTATGACCTGTCAAGGCTCCTAATTTTTCAATTTTAATGAGGTCAAATATGGAGATTATGTTCTCGTAACCACCTGCGAAGAGAAATCTTGAGTCATGAGAGAAAGCCACTTCCGAGATTTCGTCATTCTGCATCTTTACCGTACTTACACGTGCCCAGCCAACAGTTTCGTAAAATTTTACAGACCCGCTTTTGGCCGATACTACAAGGAATTGAGAATTCGGAGATACCTTTATATCGGTTATGGCATCTTCTTCTGTTGTAGCTTTCAGCGATATTTTCCTTTCCCATTCAGTTGTTCCGAAGACCTTAACAATTCCGTCCAGTCCTGCTGTTATCATCATATCGCCTTTGGGTGAGAAAATCACTTTAATTGCCGCACCTTGGTGAGCCTGGACCTTTCCGAGCATTTTGATGGTTGTTACGGTTCCCGTTTGTGAGGCCATTGAAAGTCTGGTAACAAAAGGAGAAGTCGCCGCTACACTTGCTGGAGACGTAGGTCTTGATGTAGCCTTGTGCTTTTCTTCGTCTATTACCTTGTTGATGATGTCTGAAGGTATTCCCAGTTTGTGAGCCATATCTATGATTTCTTTTCGTTCCTTTTCTCCAATTTTCCCCTTGTATTGGTTAATCTTTATATCTCTCAAAGTTCTTATTTTTTCAATTACTTCGAGGGCACTTTTGGCCTCTGCCGCGTTTTTGAATCTATCAGTGGGCGATGGTTTCGTCATTCGCGTGAGGAAGTCCCTAAGCTCCACACTCAAATCTTTAATCACTGAATAATCTACTATGCCCGTTTCCTCGTCCTTAAATTTTTCAGGGGTTAAGCCTGTCAGTATTTCAATGGCTACGATTCCTAAGGAATAAAGATCTGTTGATGGGCTTGAATATCCTTGCTTTTGTTGTGGAGCTGCGTAGCCCTTTGTATATATNNNNNNNNNNATATTATCTCCCTATCTTTCTGATCTGCCTGATATTCAATGACTGCTCCATAGTCCACAAGGAAGGCCTTTCCATTAGGGTCTACTATTATGTTTTCTGGCTTTATATCTCTATGAACCAGCGGTGGATTAAAGGAGTGAAGATAGTGAAGAATGTCGAGAACGTCTTTTAAAACAATTACTGCTTCATCTTCTTCTAGTTTTTTTCTCTCTGCAAGGATTTGCCTTAGATTTTTCCCTTCGACAAAATCCTGAATGAGATAAATCTTTGCTCTTTTCTTATCTTCCGAAAAACCGTGGATTTTTGGAATTTGTGGGTGGTTAAGCTTTGCAAGGACCATTCCTTCCTTTTGGGTGTATTTGGCAAATTCTTCGAATTTACTAACGTTCATGCTGAACTCTTTT
Coding sequences:
- a CDS encoding serine/threonine-protein kinase, translating into MKRCPKCGKENLDNAVFCAFCGQKFEELTCKICGASNPPQELFCVKCGNPLTETPTILENRYKLIKKIGVGGFGKTFLAEDLQLFGKKVVIKEFSMNVSKFEEFAKYTQKEGMVLAKLNHPQIPKIHGFSEDKKRAKIYLIQDFVEGKNLRQILAERKKLEEDEAVIVLKDVLDILHYLHSFNPPLVHRDIKPENIIVDPNGKAFLVDYGAVIEYQADQKDREII
- the gmk gene encoding guanylate kinase; this encodes MNHKPFVVVISAPSGTGKTTVLSEVKKLEPNLFYSVSVTTRSPRPNEIDGVDYKFISKEEFERMIEKGELLEWAKVFGGEYYGTPRGPVMEALKAGKDVIMDLDIQGRNSLEKIFGKDLVSIFLLPPSFDELKRRLSLRKTESEEELAERLERAKIELRWAERYEYWVVSGSVTEAAMNIIHIIHAERMRRERVIFNIDL
- a CDS encoding WD40 repeat domain-containing serine/threonine-protein kinase; the protein is IYTKGYAAPQQKQGYSSPSTDLYSLGIVAIEILTGLTPEKFKDEETGIVDYSVIKDLSVELRDFLTRMTKPSPTDRFKNAAEAKSALEVIEKIRTLRDIKINQYKGKIGEKERKEIIDMAHKLGIPSDIINKVIDEEKHKATSRPTSPASVAATSPFVTRLSMASQTGTVTTIKMLGKVQAHQGAAIKVIFSPKGDMMITAGLDGIVKVFGTTEWERKISLKATTEEDAITDIKVSPNSQFLVVSAKSGSVKFYETVGWARVSTVKMQNDEISEVAFSHDSRFLFAGGYENIISIFDLIKIEKLGALTGHSTWISCLEHSPKAPILVSGSWDGTVIIWDTSNLKQKLAVKEHLGQVKKIKFANSGRFFVTVGNDGRVSIWDSNTLNAIKKYQISEDSRNIVDMAITPDEKHLLIALESRLFVLELESLEKKTEIDLQSRRCTSISIFPQKNYFATSDVDGMIKLWKLAGLS